A single Micrococcales bacterium DNA region contains:
- a CDS encoding endonuclease domain-containing protein, which yields MAPRGAGTDSKNGYPQAAAAVKAPPLAFGHYVPMEHRAQTIVGSQTPAIAHSQAGLFTRAQALEDGFTRGQVAYRLKKRLWVPFAGFALGPAGLPRTAERGGWSAWLTWPDAVVCGAIALMMQLPNLPLAGINWVDCAVATSRRPKPGLLAHRRGLAEGESRRAAGGFLQNVAWALVDTLASLEPKRADELFAWAVTRKVITAAQFSEALAARARRPGVVKLRRYLEWIELGVASILEFLVVKTLKEEGFTGFEVNATIRVGGRGIMVDILFRRQKVVVEADGWRYHSSAEAFENDRDRLDAMTASGFRVLQVTWQMITQDPGLFVARLRSTLRQADQAAQTTQAA from the coding sequence GTGGCGCCCCGCGGGGCCGGTACCGACTCGAAAAACGGTTATCCACAGGCCGCCGCCGCGGTCAAAGCGCCACCGCTGGCTTTTGGGCATTATGTGCCCATGGAACATAGGGCACAGACAATAGTGGGCAGCCAGACACCCGCCATCGCCCACAGCCAAGCCGGATTGTTTACTAGGGCTCAGGCCCTGGAAGACGGATTCACCCGCGGCCAAGTCGCATACCGGTTGAAGAAGCGACTGTGGGTACCGTTTGCCGGATTCGCCTTGGGGCCCGCCGGTCTGCCGCGGACGGCAGAGCGCGGTGGCTGGTCTGCCTGGCTGACCTGGCCCGACGCAGTGGTGTGTGGGGCAATCGCTTTGATGATGCAACTGCCGAACCTGCCGCTGGCCGGCATCAACTGGGTTGATTGCGCAGTGGCCACCAGCCGAAGACCCAAGCCAGGCTTGTTGGCTCATCGTCGGGGTTTGGCCGAGGGTGAGAGTCGGCGAGCCGCAGGGGGATTCCTGCAGAACGTGGCTTGGGCTCTGGTCGACACGCTAGCCAGCCTGGAACCCAAACGGGCCGACGAATTGTTTGCCTGGGCGGTGACCCGAAAGGTGATCACGGCTGCCCAATTCTCTGAGGCCCTTGCCGCCAGGGCCAGAAGGCCGGGGGTTGTCAAACTGCGTCGCTACCTAGAGTGGATCGAACTGGGTGTCGCGTCGATTCTTGAGTTCCTAGTGGTGAAGACACTCAAGGAAGAGGGCTTCACGGGTTTCGAGGTCAACGCAACCATACGAGTGGGTGGACGGGGCATCATGGTCGATATCCTGTTCCGGAGGCAAAAGGTGGTTGTTGAGGCGGATGGATGGCGCTACCACTCAAGTGCAGAGGCGTTCGAAAACGACCGGGACCGGCTTGATGCCATGACGGCCTCCGGGTTTCGGGTGTTGCAGGTCACCTGGCAAATGATCACCCAAGACCCGGGATTGTTCGTCGCTCGTCTGCGCTCGACGTTACGGCAGGCAGATCAGGCTGCTCAG